In one Lepisosteus oculatus isolate fLepOcu1 chromosome 26, fLepOcu1.hap2, whole genome shotgun sequence genomic region, the following are encoded:
- the prpf8 gene encoding pre-mRNA-processing-splicing factor 8, with amino-acid sequence MAAAAFPYRAAPGTIPTPGQVPDYMSEEKLQEKARKWQQLQAKRYAEKRKFGFVDAQKEDMPPEHVRKIIRDHGDMTNRKFRHDKRVYLGALKYMPHAVLKLLENMPMPWEQIRDVPVLYHITGAISFVNEIPWVIEPVYIAQWGAMWIMMRREKRDRRHFKRMRFPPFDDEEPPLDYADNILDVEPLEAIQMELDPEEDASVADWFYEHQPLKDNTKFVNGCTYRRWQFTLPMMSTLYRLANQLLTDLVDDNYFYLFDLKAFFTSKALNMAIPGGPKFEPLVRDINLQDEDWNEFNDINKIIIRQPIRTEYKIAFPYLYNNLPHHVHLTWYHTPNVVFIKTEDPDLPAFYFDPLINPISHRHSVKSQEPVLDDDEEFELPEYVEPFLKDTPLYTDNTANGIALLWAPRPFNLRSGRTRRAIDIPLIKNWYREHCPAGQPVKVRVSYQKLLKYYVLNALKHRPPKAQKKRYLFRSFKATKFFQSTKLDWVEVGLQVCRQGYNMLNLLIHRKNLNYLHLDYNFNLKPVKTLTTKERKKSRFGNAFHLCREVLRLSKLVVDSHVQYRLGNVDAFQLADGLQYIFAHVGQLTGMYRYKYKLMRQIRMCKDLKHLIYYRFNTGPVGKGPGCGFWAPGWRVWLFFMRGITPLLERWLGNLLARQFEGRHSKGVAKTVTKQRVESHFDLELRAAVMHDILDMMPEGIKQNKARTILQHLSESWRCWKANIPWKVPGLPTPIENMILRYVKAKADWWTNTAHYNRERIRRGATVDKTVCKKNLGRLTRLYLKAEQERQHNYLKDGPYITAEEAVAIYTTTVHWLESRRFSPIPFPPLSYKHDTKLLILALERLKEAYSVKSRLNQSQREELGLIEQAYDNPHEALSRIKRHLLTQRAFKEVGIEFMDLYSHLVPVYDVEPLEKITDAYLDQYLWYEADKRRLFPPWIKPADTEPPPLLVYKWCQGINNLQDVWETTEGECNVMLESRYEKMYEKIDLTLLNRLLRLIVDHNIADYMTAKNNVVINYKDMNHTNSYGIIRGLQFASFIVQYYGLVMDLLVLGLHRASEMAGPPQMPNDFLSFQDIATESAHPIRLYCRYIDRIHIFFRFSADEARDLIQRYLTEHPDPNNENIVGYNNKKCWPRDARMRLMKHDVNLGRAVFWDIKNRLPRSVTTVQWENSFVSVYSKDNPNLLFNMCGFECRILPKCRTSYEEFTHKDGVWNLQNEVTKERTAQCFLRVDDESMQRFHNRVRQILMASGSTTFTKIVNKWNTALIGLMTYFREAVVNTQELLDLLVKCENKIQTRIKIGLNSKMPSRFPPVVFYTPKELGGLGMLSMGHVLIPQSDLRWSKQTDVGITHFRSGMSHEEDQLIPNLYRYIQPWESEFIDSQRVWAEYALKRQEAIAQNRRLTLEDLEDSWDRGIPRINTLFQKDRHTLAYDKGWRVRTDFKQYQVLKQNPFWWTHQRHDGKLWNLNNYRTDMIQALGGVEGILEHTLFKGTYFPTWEGLFWEKASGFEESMKWKKLTNAQRSGLNQIPNRRFTLWWSPTINRANVYVGFQVQLDLTGIFMHGKIPTLKISLIQIFRAHLWQKIHESIVMDLCQVFDQELDALEIETVQKETIHPRKSYKMNSSCADILLFASYKWNVSRPSLLADSKDVMDSTTTQKYWIDIQLRWGDYDSHDIERYARAKFLDYTTDNMSIYPSPTGVLIAIDLAYNLHSGYGNWFPGGKPLIQQAMAKIMKANPALYVLRERIRKGLQLYSSEPTEPYLSSQNYGELFSNQIIWFVDDTNVYRVTIHKTFEGNLTTKPINGAIFIFNPRTGQLFLKIIHTSVWAGQKRLGQLAKWKTAEEVAALIRSLPVEEQPKQIIVTRKGMLDPLEVHLLDFPNIVIKGSELQLPFQACLKVEKFGDLILKATEPQMVLFNLYDDWLKTISSYTAFSRLILILRALHVNNDRAKVILKPDKTTITEPHHIWPTLTDEEWIKVEVQLKDLILADYGKKNNVNVASLTQSEIRDIILGMEISAPSQQRQQIAEIEKQTKEQSQLTATQTRTVNKHGDEIITSTTSNYETQTFSSKTEWRVRAISAANLHLRTNHIYVSSDDIKETGYTYILPKNVLKKFICISDLRAQIAGYLYGTSPPDNPQVKEIRCIVMVPQWGTHQTVHLPNQLPQHEYLKEMEPLGWIHTQPNESPQLSPQDVTTHAKVMADNPSWDGEKTIIITCSFTPGSCTLTAYKLTPSGYEWGRQNTDKGNNPKGYLPSHYERVQMLLSDRFLGFFMVPGQVSWNYNFMGVRHDPNMKYDLQLANPKEFYHEVHRPSHFLNFASLQEGEIYNADREDMYA; translated from the exons ATGGCTGCTGCTGCTTTTCCGTACCGAGCAGCACCAGGGACGATTCCCACTCCGGGCCAGGTGCCGGACTACATGTCTGAAGAGAAGCTGCAGGAGAAAG CTCGGAAATGGCAGCAGCTGCAGGCGAAGCGCTACGCGGAGAAGAGGAAGTTCGGCTTCGTGGACGCCCAGAAGGAGGACATGCCCCCCGAGCACGTCCGCAAGATCATCCGCGACCACGGCGACATGACCAACAGGAAGTTCCGCCATGACAAGAGAGTGTATCTGGG CGCCCTGAAGTACATGCCCCATGCTGTCCTGAAGCTGCTGGAGAACATGCCCATGCCCTGGGAGCAGATCCGGGACGTGCCTGTGTTGTACCACATCACTGGGGCCATCTCCTTTGTCAACGAGATCCCCTGGGTCATCGAGCCCGTCTACATCGCACAGTGGGG CGCCATGTGGATCATGATGCGGCGCGAGAAGAGAGACCGCCGGCACTTCAAGCGCATGCGCTTCCCGCCCTTCGACGACGAGGAGCCGCCGCTGGACTACGCCGACAACATCCTGGACGTGGAGCCCCTGGAGGCCATCCAGATGGAGCTGGACCCCGAGGAGGACGCGTCCGTGGCCGACTGGTTTTACGAGCACCAGCCCCTCAAGGACAACACCAA GTTTGTGAACGGGTGCACGTACCGCCGCTGGCAGTTCACCCTGCCCATGATGTCCACGCTGTACCGGCTGGCCAACCAGCTGCTCACTGACCTGGTGGACGATAACTACTTCTACCTGTTTGACCTGAAGGCGTTCTTCACCTCCAAGGCTCTGAATATGGCCATCCCTGGGGGGCCCAAGTTTGAGCCCCTGGTCAGAGACATCAACCTGCA AGATGAAGACTGGAATGAATTCAACGACATCAACAAAATCATCATCAGGCAGCCCATCAGGACGGAGTACAAGATTGCCTTTCCCTACCTGTACAACAACCTGCCTCACCACGTTCATCTCACCTG GTATCACACTCCGAATGTGGTGTTCATTAAAACGGAAGATCCTGATCTGCCGGCCTTCTACTTCGATCCCCTGATCAACCCCATCTCTCACAGACACTCAGTCAAG AGTCAGGAGCCCGTGCTTGATGACGACGAAGAGTTTGAGCTCCCCGAGTACGTGGAACCCTTCCTGAAAGACACGCCCCTCTACACGGACAACACAGCCAATGGGATTGCTCTGCTCTGGGCTCCCCGCCCCTTCAACCTGCGATCAGGAAGGACACGCAGGGCTATAGACATCCCACTCATTAAGAACTG GTACCGTGAGCACTGCCCTGCTGGCCAGCCTGTGAAAGTTCGCGTGTCCTATCAGAAGCTGCTCAAGTACTACGTGTTGAATGCGCTCAAACACAGACCTCCCAAAGCGCAGAAGAAAAG GTATCTTTTCCGCTCCTTCAAAGCCACCAAGTTCTTCCAGTCGACGAAGCTGGACTGGGTGGAGGTGGGCCTGCAGGTCTGCCGGCAGGGCTACAACATGCTCAACCTGCTGATCCACAGGAAGAACCTCAACTACCTGCACCTGGACTACAACTTCAACCTCAAGCCCGTCAAGACCCTCACCACAAAG GAACGTAAAAAGTCTCGATTTGGCAACGCGTTCCACTTGTGCCGAGAGGTCCTGCGGCTCAGCAAGCTGGTGGTGGACAGCCACGTGCAGTACAGACTGGGCAACGTCGACGCCTTCCAG CTGGCCGATGGGCTGCAGTACATCTTTGCTCACGTGGGCCAGCTGACAGGCATGTACAGATACAAGTACAAGCTGATGAGACAGATTCGCatgtgcaaggacttgaagcaCCTCATCTACTACCGGTTCAACACT GGCCCAGTGGGGAAAGGGCCTGGCTGTGGTTTCTGGGCCCCTGGCTGGAGAGTCTGGCTCTTCTTCATGAGGGGAATCACCCCTCTGCTGGAACGGTGGCTGGGGAACCTGCTGGCCAGGCAGTTTGAGG GGCGCCACTCGAAGGGCGTGGCGAAGACCGTGACCAAGCAGCGCGTGGAGTCGCACTTTGACCTGGAGCTGAGGGCGGCCGTCATGCACGACATCCTGGACATGATGCCCGAGGGCATCAAGCAGAACAAGGCCAGAACCATCCTGCAGCACCTGAGCGAGTCCTGGAGGTGCTGGAAGGCCAACATCCCCTGGAAG GTTCCCGGGCTGCCTACTCCCATCGAAAACATGATCCTCCGCTACGTGAAAGCCAAGGCGGACTGGTGGACGAACACGGCTCACTACAACCGGGAGCGAATCCGGCGCGGCGCCACCGTCGACAAAACCGTCTGCAAGAAGAACTTGGGCCGCCTGACGCGGCTCTACCTGAAGGCCGAGCAGGAGAGGCAGCACAACTACCTGAAG GATGGCCCCTACATCACAGCGGAGGAGGCTGTAGCCATCTACACCACCACGGTGCACTGGCTGGAGAGCAGGCGCTTCTCCCCAATCCCCTTCCCTCCCCTGTCCTACAAGCACGACACCAAGCTGCTGATCCTGGCCCTGGAGAGGCTCAAGGAGGCGTACAG CGTGAAATCGAGGCTGAACCAGTCGCAGCGCGAGGAGCTGGGCTTGATTGAGCAAGCGTACGACAACCCCCACGAGGCGCTGTCCAGGATCAAGCGTCACCTGCTCACCCAGAGAGCCTTCAAAGAG GTTGGCATCGAGTTTATGGACCTGTACAGTCACCTGGTGCCGGTCTACGATGTGGAGCCTCTGGAGAAGATCACGGACGCCTACTTGGACCAGTACCTGTGGTATGAGGCGGACAAACGCAGGCTCTTCCCTCCTTGGATCAAACCAGCCGACACCGAGCCTCCCCCGCTGCTGGTTTACAAGTGGTGCCAGG GGATCAACAACTTGCAGGACGTGTGGGAGACGACGGAGGGCGAGTGCAACGTCATGCTGGAGTCGCGCTACGAGAAGATGTACGAGAAGATCGACCTGACGCTGCTCAACAGGCTGCTGCGCCTCATCGTGGACCACAACATCGCCGACTACATGACGGCCAAGAACAACGTGGTCATCAACTACAAG GACATGAACCACACGAACTCGTACGGGATCATCCGAGGGCTGCAGTTCGCCTCTTTCATCGTCCAGTACTATGGGCTGGTGATGGACCTGCTGGTGCTGGGCCTGCACCGGGCCAGCGAGATGGCAGGACCCCCGCAGATGCCCAACGACTTCCTGAGCTTCCAGGACATTGCCACAGAGTCGGCTCACCCCATCCGGCTCTACTGCCGCTACATCGACCGCATCCACATCTTCTTCAG GTTTAGTGCCGATGAGGCGAGGGATCTTATCCAGAGGTACCTGACCGAGCATCCGGACCCCAATAAcgagaacattgtggggtacaACAACAAGAAGTGCTGGCCCAGGGATGCCAGGATGAGGCTGATGAAGCACGATGTTAATCT GGGCCGGGCTGTGTTCTGGGACATCAAGAACCGCCTGCCGCGGTCCGTGACCACGGTGCAGTGGGAGAACAGCTTCGTGTCGGTCTACAGCAAGGACAACCCCAACCTGCTCTTCAACATGTGCGGCTTCGAGTGCCGCATCCTGCCCAAGTGCCGGACCAGCTACGAGGAGTTCACGCACAAGGACGGCGTCTGGAATCTGCAGAACGAG GTGACAAAGGAGCGCACTGCTCAGTGCTTCCTGCGTGTGGACGATGAATCCATGCAGAGATTCCACAACCGCGTCCGGCAGATCCTCATGGCTTCTGGATCCACCACCTTCACTAAG ATTGTGAACAAGTGGAACACGGCTCTGATCGGCTTGATGACCTATTTCCGCGAGGCTGTGGTGAACACCCAGGAGCTCCTGGACCTGCTGGTGAAGTGCGAGAACAAGATCCAGACCCGAATCAAGATCGGACTCAATTCCAAGATGCCAAGCCGTTTCCCACCCGTCGTCTTCTACACCCCCAAAGAGCTGGGAGGGCTCGGCATGCTGTCCATGGGCCACGTGCTCATCCCCCAGTCGGACCTCCG GTGGTCCAAGCAGACTGATGTGGGCATCACTCATTTCCGGTCAGGAATGAGCCACGAGGAGGACCAGCTGATCCCCAATCTGTACCGCTACATCCAGCCGTGGGAGAGCGAGTTCATCGACTCTCAGAGGGTGTGGGCAGAGTACGCACTGAAGAGACAGGAAGCCATCGCTCAGAACAG GCGCTTAACCCTTGAAGACCTGGAGGACTCCTGGGACAGGGGCATCCCCCGTATCAACACGCTGTTCCAGAAGGACAGGCACACGCTGGCCTACGACAAGGGCTGGCGGGTCAGGACCGACTTCAAGCAGTACCAG gttttgaaGCAAAACCCCTTCTGGTGGACCCACCAGAGACACGACGGGAAACTGTGGAACTTGAACAACTACCGGACGGACATGATCCAGGCTCTGGGAGGTGTGGAGGGCATCCTGGAGCACACTCTCTTCAAGGGCACCTACTTCCCTACCTGGGAGGGTCTCTTCTG GGAGAAGGCCAGTGGGTTTGAGGAATCCATGAAGTGGAAGAAGCTGACCAACGCTCAGAGATCTGGTCTGAACCAGATTCCCAACAGAAGATTCACTCTCTGGTGGTCCCCCACAATCAACAGGGCCAAT GTGTATGTAGGTTTCCAGGTGCAGTTGGATCTGACGGGGATCTTTATGCACGGCAAGATTCCCACCCTCAAGATCTCCCTGATCCAGATCTTCAGAGCCCACTTGTGGCAGAAGATCCATGAGAGCATTGTCATGGATCTGTGTCAG GTGTTTGACCAGGAGCTGGATGCTCTGGAAATAGAGACTGTGCAGAAGGAAACTATCCATCCCAGGAAGTCCTATAAGATGAACTCCTCCTGTGCCGACATCCTGCTGTTTGCATCTTACAAGTGGAACGTGTCCCGTCCCTCTCTGCTGGCAGACTCAAA AGACGTTATGGacagcaccacaacccagaagTACTGGATCGATATCCAGCTGCGATGGGGGGACTATGACTCTCATGATATCGAGAGGTACGCCAGGGCCAAGTTCCTGGACTACACCACGGACAACATGAGCATCTACCCCTCCCCCACTGGAGTCCTCATCGCCATAGACCTGGCCTACAACCTGCACAG CGGCTACGGCAACTGGTTCCCGGGAGGGAAGCCCTTGATCCAGCAGGCGATGGCGAAGATCATGAAGGCCAACCCTGCCCTGTACGTGCTGAGGGAGCGCATCCGCAAGGGCCTGCAGCTCTACTCCTCCGAGCCCACGGAGCCCTACCTGTCCTCGCAGAACTACGGCGAGCTCTTCTCCAACCAGATCATCTGGTTTGTGGATGACACCAACGTGTACCGAGTCACCATCCACAAG ACCTTTGAAGGCAACTTGACCACGAAGCCCATCAATGGagctatatttattttcaaccCCCGAACAGGCCAGCTCTTCCTGAAGATCATTCACACCTCTGTGTGGGCTGGACAGAAACGTCTGGGACAG ctggcCAAATGGAAGACGGCCGAGGAGGTGGCTGCCCTGATCCGCTCACTGCCCGTGGAAGAGCAGCCCAAGCAGATCATTGTCACCAGGAAGGGCAtgctggaccccttggag GTCCATTTGCTGGATTTCCCCAACATTGTGATCAAGGGCTCTGAGCTGCAGCTGCCCTTCCAGGCCTGTCTGAAGGTGGAGAAATTTGGAGATCTCATTCTGAAGGCCACAGAGCCGCAGATGGTGCTGTTCAACTTGTATGATGACTGGCTGAAGACCATCTCATCCTACACT GCCTTCTCCCGTCTGATCTTAATCCTGAGGGCGCTCCATGTCAACAACGACCGCGCCAAGGTCATCCTGAAGCCGGACAAGACCACCATAACTGAGCCGCACCACATATGGCCCACACTGACCGACGAGGAGTGGATCAAGGTGGAAGTGCAGCTCAAAGATCTCATCCTGGCTGACTACGGGAAAAAGAACAA CGTGAACGTGGCTTCCCTGACCCAGTCGGAGATCAGGGACATCATTCTGGGGATGGAGATCTCGGCCCCCTCGCAGCAGCGGCAGCAGATCGCTGAGATCGAGAAGCAGACGAAGGAGCAGTCCCAGCTGACCGCCACGCAGACCCGCACGGTCAACAAGCACGGCGACGAGATCAtcacctccaccaccagcaacTACGAGACGCAGACCTTCTCCTCCAAGACGGAGTGGCGAGTCCG AGCCATCTCCGCTGCCAACCTGCACCTGCGGACCAACCACATCTACGTGTCCTCGGATGACATTAAGGAGACGGGATACACCTACATCCTGCCCAAGAACGTGCTGAAGAAGTTCATCTGCATCTCTGACCTCCGCGCTCAG ATTGCAGGGTACCTGTACGGGACCAGCCCCCCGGACAACCCGCAGGTGAAGGAGATCCGCTGCATAGTGATGGTGCCCCAGTGGGGGACACACCAGACCGTGCACCTGCCCAACCAGCTCCCCCAGCATGAGTACCTCAAG GAAATGGAGCCCCTGGGTTGGATCCACACACAGCCGAACGAGTCGCCCCAGCTGTCCCCGCAGGACGTCACCACGCACGCCAAGGTCATGGCCGACAACCCGTCCTGGGATGGGGAGAAGACCATCATCATCACCTGCAG TTTCACCCCTGGTTCCTGCACCCTGACCGCCTACAAGCTGACCCCCAGCGGGTACGAGTGGGGCCGACAGAACACGGACAAGGGCAACAACCCTAAAGGCTACCTGCCCTCGCACTACGAGAGGGTGCAGATGCTGCTGTCTGATCGTTTCCTGGGATTCTTCATGGTCCCCGGCCAGGTCTCCTGGAACTACAACTTCATGG GTGTTCGCCACGACCCCAACATGAAGTACGACCTGCAGCTGGCCAACCCCAAGGAGTTCTACCACGAGGTGCATCGCCCGTCTCACTTCCTGAACTTCGCCTCCCTGCAGGAGGGCGAGATCTACAACGCAGACCGAGAGGACATGTACGCATAG